The following are encoded together in the Pseudidiomarina andamanensis genome:
- the pyrC gene encoding dihydroorotase yields MQVTELTIPTPDDWHLHLRDGELLATTVPATAEVFSRAVIMPNLVPPVTSVDQAQQYRQRILDNRPDGNSFEPLMALYLTQNTALETIQAAAADPNIIGFKLYPSGATTNSDAGVTDVDGLDEVFAEMAKLQVPLLVHGEVTTADIDIFDREKVFIDRHLRPILQRHPKLKLVLEHITTADAVRFVEEQGENVAATITPQHLLMNRNDLLVGGVRPHNYCLPILKRRDHQLELRRAAVSGNPKFFLGTDSAPHAQSKKENACGCAGCYSAPAALPLYAEFFEQMGALEKLADFASGFGADFYGYARATSTVTLVREPWRVPETVTTAIGPMVPYWAGEMLNWQLKYMLTK; encoded by the coding sequence ATGCAGGTTACTGAGCTAACAATTCCAACCCCTGACGATTGGCATTTACATCTTCGCGACGGCGAACTGTTAGCAACAACCGTACCTGCAACTGCCGAGGTATTTTCTCGCGCAGTGATTATGCCAAACTTAGTACCGCCAGTAACTTCGGTTGACCAAGCACAACAGTATCGCCAGCGCATTCTCGACAACCGTCCAGATGGCAATTCTTTTGAGCCGTTAATGGCGTTGTATCTGACGCAAAATACGGCGTTAGAAACCATACAAGCTGCCGCTGCTGATCCTAATATTATTGGTTTTAAGCTGTATCCATCGGGAGCAACGACTAATTCAGATGCTGGTGTGACCGACGTGGATGGTTTGGATGAAGTCTTTGCTGAAATGGCTAAGTTACAAGTACCTTTGCTGGTGCATGGCGAAGTGACGACTGCCGATATTGATATTTTTGACCGCGAAAAAGTATTTATTGATCGGCATTTACGTCCAATATTGCAACGACACCCAAAATTGAAGCTCGTACTCGAACACATTACGACGGCTGACGCAGTTAGATTTGTAGAAGAGCAGGGCGAGAACGTTGCGGCGACGATTACACCACAACATTTGCTCATGAACCGTAACGACCTATTAGTTGGCGGTGTGCGCCCGCACAATTACTGCTTACCAATTTTGAAGCGTCGTGATCATCAACTGGAGCTGCGTCGAGCGGCAGTGTCTGGTAATCCGAAGTTTTTCTTAGGCACTGACTCAGCGCCTCACGCACAGTCGAAAAAGGAAAATGCATGTGGCTGTGCGGGTTGTTACTCGGCGCCAGCGGCGTTACCGTTGTATGCAGAATTTTTTGAGCAAATGGGTGCGCTTGAGAAATTAGCTGATTTTGCCAGCGGTTTTGGTGCAGATTTTTATGGTTATGCGCGAGCGACATCTACCGTTACCTTGGTACGGGAACCGTGGCGTGTTCCAGAAACTGTAACGACAGCAATAGGCCCGATGGTGCCATATTGGGCTGGCGAAATGTTAAATTGGCAGCTAAAATATATGTTAACAAAATAA
- a CDS encoding sensor domain-containing diguanylate cyclase, whose product MKPAPIPNNESERLHLLHELDILDTEPEPVFDHITRFVKQLFDVDAALITLVDSERQWFKSKIGFQECETPREVSFCGHAILQGTIMVVEDATQDERFADNPFVVAAEGVRFYAGAPLELKPGIIIGTLCIVDSKPRQFSAQQRQWLESLAEWVKNELTNRYAISNYEQERQVLAEGPIAAVVWQVEPEAHLIYAAANVEKVLGYSRDHLLSPAVNYESIVHRADRSELLARMQAVLDGKQPSLELEYRVITPENELRWVQHYARADYDSQGHIVRVRGYLHDNTKRKQLELSLQQANQSFALALAAGNLATWDWQLLKQSVNVNHTCAEILGRDESYSQQNRWAQLIHPDDFQATRTALQRHLKGLDERFEARFRLQHADGHYIWLHSIGKVIESDEQGLAVRMVGIHHDITAEVANEERRRQQETILNLVTAVQHEFLFVKEFSEVCDIALPQLMALTHSDVGIIGELPGNSYTHDLLWLHGVRRYDDDKKNRAYQKLIQQGLEVEVTGRVIRQVLSDGEAQLCPYPVQKDEVLLQPIDLPEFDNAYLLPLFFNREVVGILLLANSTTGYTPDLLLTLEPILNTLGTLMHFRRIEEQRLSATEELRRMATTDELTQVANRRIFLETAEQKFNEQHRYDVPVSVAIIDLDHFKSVNDTYGHAAGDNVLKQFADITRETLRDGDLLGRQGGEEFAILLPHADIDQAMLVAERVRTRVEQALFEWQGQRIPVSVSIGVAQLVATDKDTDRWFARADKALYEAKSEGRNRCIAAKEV is encoded by the coding sequence ATGAAACCAGCACCGATACCGAACAATGAGTCAGAACGGTTGCACTTGTTACATGAGCTCGACATTCTCGATACCGAGCCAGAGCCGGTATTTGATCATATTACGCGATTTGTTAAGCAATTATTTGATGTTGATGCTGCTCTCATTACACTCGTCGATAGCGAACGACAATGGTTCAAGTCAAAAATTGGCTTTCAAGAATGTGAAACACCCCGTGAAGTTTCTTTTTGTGGTCATGCGATTCTGCAAGGCACCATCATGGTGGTTGAAGATGCCACGCAAGACGAACGTTTTGCAGATAATCCATTTGTTGTTGCGGCAGAGGGGGTGCGTTTTTATGCCGGTGCGCCGCTGGAACTCAAACCCGGTATTATTATTGGCACACTGTGCATTGTTGACTCCAAGCCCCGCCAATTTTCTGCGCAGCAAAGACAATGGTTAGAAAGTCTCGCTGAATGGGTCAAGAACGAGCTAACGAATCGCTACGCAATCAGTAATTATGAACAAGAGCGCCAAGTTCTTGCTGAAGGGCCAATTGCTGCGGTTGTCTGGCAAGTAGAGCCAGAAGCTCATTTAATCTACGCGGCTGCAAATGTCGAAAAAGTACTCGGTTATTCGCGTGACCACTTGCTGAGTCCGGCAGTTAATTATGAATCCATCGTACACCGCGCCGACCGCTCCGAACTACTGGCACGAATGCAAGCAGTCTTAGATGGTAAACAACCCTCTTTGGAACTTGAGTATCGGGTGATCACGCCAGAAAATGAGCTTCGCTGGGTACAGCATTATGCGCGCGCTGATTATGACAGCCAAGGGCACATCGTCAGAGTGCGCGGTTATTTGCATGACAATACCAAGCGCAAACAGCTCGAACTCAGCTTACAACAAGCGAACCAGAGCTTTGCGTTGGCCCTTGCGGCAGGCAACTTAGCAACTTGGGATTGGCAACTGCTCAAACAATCCGTCAATGTTAATCACACATGTGCTGAAATACTTGGGCGTGACGAAAGCTATTCGCAGCAAAATCGTTGGGCGCAATTAATCCACCCCGACGACTTTCAAGCAACACGTACGGCATTGCAACGTCATCTAAAAGGTCTTGATGAACGCTTTGAAGCACGTTTTCGTTTGCAACACGCTGATGGTCATTATATTTGGCTGCACAGTATCGGCAAAGTCATTGAGTCTGATGAACAAGGTTTAGCGGTGCGAATGGTTGGCATTCATCACGACATCACCGCAGAAGTTGCTAACGAGGAACGTCGCCGTCAACAAGAGACCATCTTAAATCTCGTAACTGCCGTACAGCATGAGTTTCTGTTCGTGAAAGAGTTCAGCGAAGTCTGTGATATCGCACTGCCGCAATTGATGGCGCTTACCCACAGTGATGTTGGTATCATCGGTGAGCTCCCCGGTAATTCATATACGCACGATTTACTCTGGTTGCATGGCGTTCGTCGCTACGATGATGACAAGAAAAATCGAGCCTATCAGAAACTAATTCAACAAGGCTTAGAAGTTGAGGTGACGGGGCGTGTCATCCGCCAAGTGTTGAGTGACGGCGAAGCGCAACTCTGCCCTTATCCGGTTCAAAAGGATGAAGTGTTACTTCAACCCATAGACTTACCAGAATTTGATAATGCATATTTACTGCCACTGTTTTTCAATCGTGAAGTGGTCGGTATCTTATTATTGGCGAATAGCACAACCGGATACACCCCAGATTTGTTGTTAACTCTTGAACCGATACTCAATACGTTGGGAACTCTGATGCACTTCCGTCGTATCGAGGAGCAACGGCTATCGGCAACCGAAGAGTTGCGCCGTATGGCAACGACTGACGAGCTTACGCAAGTCGCAAATCGACGCATTTTTCTTGAAACGGCGGAACAAAAATTTAATGAGCAACATCGGTACGATGTGCCCGTGAGTGTAGCGATTATCGATTTAGACCATTTCAAAAGTGTGAATGATACCTATGGTCATGCTGCTGGTGATAACGTATTGAAGCAATTCGCCGATATTACTCGAGAGACATTACGAGATGGTGATTTACTTGGCCGACAAGGCGGCGAAGAGTTTGCCATACTGTTGCCGCATGCAGATATTGACCAAGCGATGTTAGTGGCCGAGCGCGTGCGCACACGTGTTGAACAAGCATTGTTCGAATGGCAGGGGCAGCGCATCCCGGTATCGGTGAGTATTGGCGTTGCTCAGCTGGTTGCCACCGACAAAGATACCGATCGTTGGTTTGCCCGAGCAGATAAGGCGCTTTACGAAGCAAAATCTGAAGGACGGAATCGCTGTATTGCTGCAAAAGAGGTATAA
- a CDS encoding thymidine kinase has protein sequence MASLYFTYSAMNAGKSTSLLQVAHNYEERDQHVLLLTPSIDDRAGHGRIASRLGIDREALAFSNTTDLAALIEARHQRKHIDCVLIDEAQFLTETQVWQLTDVVDRVDIPVMCYGIRSDAFGKAFPGSAVLLAVADKLAEMKTICFCGRKATMNLRIDAEGNAVRAGDQIAIGGNDRYISCCRKHWKERLGL, from the coding sequence ATGGCTTCACTTTATTTTACTTACTCGGCAATGAATGCCGGTAAAAGCACGTCGCTACTCCAAGTGGCACACAACTACGAAGAGCGAGACCAACACGTGTTACTGCTGACTCCGTCAATTGATGACCGAGCTGGGCATGGGCGCATTGCGTCGCGGCTGGGGATTGATCGTGAAGCATTAGCATTTTCAAACACGACAGATTTAGCGGCATTGATTGAAGCGCGGCATCAACGTAAACACATTGATTGTGTGCTGATTGACGAGGCGCAATTTCTAACCGAAACGCAGGTGTGGCAGCTTACTGACGTGGTCGATCGCGTTGATATTCCGGTAATGTGTTACGGTATCCGCAGTGACGCATTTGGCAAAGCTTTTCCAGGTAGTGCTGTATTACTTGCTGTGGCTGATAAATTGGCAGAGATGAAAACCATTTGTTTCTGTGGTCGTAAAGCCACCATGAATCTTCGCATCGACGCCGAAGGCAACGCAGTAAGAGCTGGTGATCAAATTGCTATCGGCGGCAATGATCGTTACATCTCGTGCTGTCGTAAACATTGGAAAGAGCGACTCGGCCTTTAA
- a CDS encoding putative bifunctional diguanylate cyclase/phosphodiesterase, producing the protein MKLPFYRRLSLQITGPIVLIAFAILVALSFYLIRAQQEEAFERAELELRSMVVVAQGSLNRMFGLNRTDSVSELLSEVHVHPRVEKAFMLDSNGNLMRFYAMNQISPKLEQFISELPKASLLEASRSGVTTIDYHSNHKHFVAIVPVVPPGQLSAQLRRNLFVVEYRHDDTWYQLSSLAANELGAFLVILVLLGLLLWFGLQFVIARPVKSIVTALDRFSKRESIGDIKVPSYNEIGLLWETLKGAAKSREDYEIQLRKLSAAVEQSSDCIVITDLDARIEYVNKTFTDITGYLADEVIGLNPKVLASGNTPKGTYEAMWSALTQGKVWEGELFNCRKDGTEYREWAIISPLRNEYGEITNFLASKQNITERRAAEAQVNYLAYFDVLTGLPNRTQCTELLSKMLQSREPRNYGAVVLLDVDGLQRINDVRGFEFGDQVLLTLKERLSQVVLHETGAKLGNLGGDLFALLLSATGEREHILAHTQVLVKEALDEVSKPLMVEGERIIVTASAGMVMYPEYGDTPESIIRHAETAVHHAKEAGGNQLMVYNPSYSYALEQHFEIERALREAVGSEQLQLHMQPQQLANGSIIGVELLCRWQHPELGAVSPGVFIPIAEKSDLIVHLGKWIVTRALEIASELPEHLTIAINISPRHFRKYDFVYFIERQLVRNGIAPNRLILEITENLLVDDIQDITLKMKTLKETGVQFSIDDFGTGYSSLSYLTTLPIDELKIDQGFVQGIGSSNQEKIVETIISMGQHLGLRIVAEGVETKEQLNFLERLSNDVVCQGYYFHKPMSLDDFKAKTMRGVN; encoded by the coding sequence ATGAAGCTACCTTTTTACCGTCGTTTAAGCCTACAAATTACCGGGCCAATTGTTTTAATCGCCTTTGCAATATTAGTCGCGTTAAGCTTTTACCTTATTCGGGCGCAGCAAGAGGAAGCTTTTGAACGTGCTGAGTTAGAACTTCGTTCGATGGTGGTGGTGGCACAAGGCTCTCTGAATCGAATGTTCGGTTTAAACCGCACTGATTCCGTTTCGGAATTGTTAAGCGAAGTTCATGTTCACCCGCGCGTTGAGAAGGCTTTCATGCTCGATAGCAACGGCAATCTCATGCGCTTTTATGCGATGAATCAGATCAGCCCAAAACTCGAACAATTTATTAGTGAGCTTCCTAAGGCTAGTTTACTGGAAGCATCGCGCTCTGGTGTTACAACCATTGATTATCACTCGAATCACAAACACTTTGTTGCAATAGTACCAGTGGTTCCGCCCGGTCAATTAAGTGCGCAGTTACGGCGCAACTTATTTGTTGTGGAGTACCGCCACGATGATACATGGTATCAATTGAGTTCGTTGGCGGCTAATGAGCTGGGCGCATTTCTAGTCATTTTGGTGTTATTAGGGTTATTACTTTGGTTTGGTTTGCAATTTGTCATTGCACGCCCCGTTAAAAGCATCGTAACGGCACTCGATAGATTTTCAAAACGAGAATCGATTGGTGATATTAAGGTGCCTTCGTATAACGAAATTGGTTTACTTTGGGAAACACTAAAAGGTGCAGCCAAATCACGAGAAGACTACGAAATTCAGCTACGTAAATTATCTGCCGCAGTTGAACAAAGTAGTGATTGTATTGTGATTACTGATCTTGATGCTCGCATTGAATACGTGAATAAAACATTTACTGATATTACCGGCTATTTAGCTGATGAAGTCATTGGTTTGAACCCTAAGGTACTTGCTTCAGGTAATACACCTAAAGGCACCTATGAAGCGATGTGGAGTGCATTGACCCAAGGTAAGGTTTGGGAAGGCGAGTTATTCAATTGTAGAAAAGATGGTACCGAATATCGAGAGTGGGCAATCATTTCGCCGTTAAGAAATGAATATGGCGAAATTACCAATTTTCTCGCTAGCAAACAAAACATTACTGAACGCAGAGCTGCCGAGGCCCAGGTCAACTACCTCGCGTACTTTGATGTATTAACTGGCTTACCAAACCGCACACAGTGCACTGAACTATTAAGTAAAATGCTTCAGTCTCGTGAGCCTCGTAATTACGGTGCCGTGGTGTTGCTCGATGTGGATGGCTTGCAGCGCATTAATGACGTTCGCGGATTCGAATTTGGCGATCAGGTGTTATTGACTTTGAAAGAACGTTTAAGCCAAGTGGTATTGCATGAAACAGGTGCAAAGCTTGGTAATCTCGGTGGTGATTTGTTTGCGTTGCTGCTAAGCGCTACAGGTGAGCGTGAGCATATTCTGGCACATACGCAAGTCTTGGTGAAAGAGGCGCTTGATGAAGTGAGTAAACCGCTCATGGTTGAAGGCGAGCGCATTATTGTTACCGCAAGCGCCGGCATGGTGATGTACCCTGAATATGGTGATACGCCCGAGTCGATTATACGTCACGCTGAAACTGCGGTTCATCACGCGAAAGAAGCCGGTGGGAATCAGTTGATGGTTTATAACCCATCGTATAGCTACGCACTTGAGCAACATTTTGAGATTGAGCGTGCGCTTCGAGAAGCAGTTGGTAGCGAGCAGCTTCAGCTACATATGCAACCGCAGCAACTTGCCAACGGTTCTATTATAGGTGTTGAATTATTGTGTCGCTGGCAGCACCCGGAACTTGGAGCTGTATCGCCTGGAGTCTTTATTCCAATCGCTGAAAAAAGCGACCTCATTGTGCATTTAGGCAAGTGGATTGTTACACGAGCACTCGAAATTGCTTCTGAATTACCAGAGCATTTGACGATTGCAATCAACATCAGCCCACGACATTTCCGCAAGTATGACTTTGTTTATTTTATTGAGCGCCAATTAGTTCGCAATGGCATTGCGCCCAACCGATTAATTTTAGAAATCACTGAGAATCTTTTAGTTGATGATATTCAGGATATTACATTGAAGATGAAAACGCTGAAGGAAACCGGCGTCCAGTTTTCAATTGATGATTTCGGTACGGGATACTCATCACTGAGTTACCTGACAACATTACCCATTGATGAATTAAAAATCGATCAGGGTTTCGTGCAAGGCATTGGTTCTTCAAACCAAGAGAAAATTGTCGAAACGATTATTTCGATGGGGCAGCATTTAGGTTTACGCATTGTAGCTGAGGGTGTGGAAACGAAAGAACAACTAAATTTCCTAGAACGCCTCTCAAATGACGTTGTCTGCCAAGGTTATTATTTTCATAAACCCATGTCATTAGATGACTTCAAAGCCAAAACAATGAGAGGCGTAAATTAA
- a CDS encoding adenosine deaminase family protein, which produces MTTPYSHAFLKAMPKADLHLHLDGSLRPDGLIEMAKRSGIELPSYTVEGLYDLVFKESYQNLGEYLNGFQYTCAVLRDMENLEQAAYELAQDNIAEGVIYIEVRFAPQLMMDPARGIDFDTVMHTTNKGLKRAKLEYNAQPEVQNGSKPPFDYGIINCAMRMFGKKGFSPYYTQLFQMLRDHEPKQVIKTAAMEMIRASVRLRDEEGLPIVGLDIAGQEMGYPAHDFKEVYEYAHQNFLLKTVHAGEAYGAESIFEALTQCYADRLGHGYSLFSPDMIQDPAISDKEDYAHRLASFVADRRIAIEVCITSNLQTNPDIGDVSHHNFKHMYANRLATVICTDNRLVSRTTVTQEYELALSAVDVPLKRLKDMVAYGFKKNFFAGDYIAKRAYAKQALEYFDKVAAEHGVS; this is translated from the coding sequence ATGACCACACCTTATTCTCACGCCTTCTTAAAAGCTATGCCAAAAGCCGACCTGCATTTGCACTTGGACGGTAGCTTACGTCCGGATGGCTTAATTGAAATGGCAAAGCGTAGTGGTATTGAGCTACCGTCCTACACGGTAGAAGGCCTTTACGACCTCGTGTTTAAAGAGTCGTATCAAAATTTAGGTGAGTACTTGAATGGCTTCCAATATACCTGTGCCGTACTGCGCGATATGGAAAATCTCGAGCAAGCTGCGTATGAATTAGCTCAAGATAATATTGCTGAGGGTGTTATCTACATTGAAGTGCGCTTTGCGCCGCAACTAATGATGGACCCCGCTCGTGGCATCGATTTTGACACCGTTATGCACACCACGAACAAAGGCTTAAAGCGCGCTAAATTAGAATACAATGCACAGCCGGAGGTTCAGAATGGCAGTAAACCACCGTTTGATTACGGTATCATCAACTGTGCCATGCGTATGTTCGGCAAAAAAGGGTTCTCGCCATACTACACGCAACTATTCCAAATGTTGCGCGACCATGAACCAAAGCAAGTGATTAAAACCGCGGCCATGGAAATGATCCGCGCCAGTGTGCGTTTACGTGATGAAGAAGGCTTGCCAATTGTTGGTTTAGATATCGCCGGGCAAGAAATGGGTTACCCCGCACATGATTTCAAAGAAGTCTACGAGTATGCGCATCAGAACTTCTTGCTGAAGACCGTCCATGCCGGCGAAGCCTACGGCGCTGAAAGTATTTTTGAAGCACTCACACAGTGTTACGCTGACCGTTTAGGGCATGGTTACTCACTGTTCTCGCCGGATATGATACAAGACCCCGCAATTAGCGACAAAGAAGATTACGCGCATCGGTTAGCGTCATTTGTTGCCGACCGTCGCATCGCTATTGAGGTGTGTATTACTAGTAACCTACAAACAAACCCAGATATTGGTGACGTGAGTCATCATAACTTTAAACACATGTATGCGAACCGATTAGCGACTGTCATTTGTACCGATAACCGACTGGTTTCGCGCACTACCGTGACGCAAGAATATGAACTCGCGTTAAGTGCTGTCGATGTGCCGTTAAAACGTTTAAAAGATATGGTTGCTTATGGCTTTAAGAAAAACTTTTTTGCGGGTGACTACATTGCGAAACGCGCCTACGCGAAGCAAGCATTAGAATACTTTGATAAGGTTGCTGCAGAGCACGGGGTTAGCTAA